In Sulfitobacter sp. LCG007, the sequence CGTCGCGCATCCCGCAGATGCCGGCCTATCACCTCAAGCGCAAGGACGGCTCGGGCATCACGCTGGTCAACATCGGCGTCGGACCTTCCAACGCCAAGACCGCGACCGACCACATCGCGGTGCTGCGCCCGCATGCCTGGCTGATGGTCGGCCATTGCGCCGGACTGCGCAACTCGCAGGCTTTGGGCGATTTCGTTCTGGCCCATGCCTACCTGCGCGAGGACAAGGTGCTCGACGACGATCTGCCGCTCTGGGTGCCGATCCCGGCACTCGCCGAGATCCAGATCGCCCTCGAACAGGCGGTTGCCCAGATCACCGCTCTGGAAGGGTACGAGCTGAAGCGGATCATGCGCACCGGAACCGTCGCGTCGCTGGACAACCGCAATTGGGAACTGCGCGACAACCGCGGCCCGGTCCAGCGTCTCAGCCAATCCCGCGCCGTGGCCCTTGACATGGAAAGCGCCACCATCGCCGCGAACGGCTTTCGGTTTCGCGTTCCCTACGGCACATTGCTGTGCGTGTCCGACAAGCCTCTTCATGGCGAGCTGAAGCTGCCTGGCATGGCCACAGACTTCTACCGAACGCAGGTTTCGCGCCATCTGATGATCGGAATCCGCGCCATGGAGCACTTGCGCGCCATGCCGCTCGAGCGTATCCACAGCCGCAAATTGCGATCCTTCGACGAAACGGCGTTTCTCTGAAGGGTTGACCGGACGAAACCCGCCGAAATAGGCGGTTTTGGCGTGTTTTTCCTTGCAAACGCACGCTATTCGTTGTGTTGATACACAACATCCGGGTAGATTGCGGCAATTGGCCCCAAACTGTCGGGCAGTCGAAGGAGAAATACAATGGCGAAACCGATGACCAAGACCCAGCTTGTCGCAGCGCTGGCTGAAGAAATGGGATCAGACAAGAAGACCGCCGGCAGTGCGCTGGACGCTGTCTGCGCCCTGATCACCAAGGAAGTCGCCGAAGGCGGCGCTGTCACGCTCCCGGGCGTTGGCAAGATCTACTGCCGCGAGCGTCCGGAGCGGATGGTGCGCAACCCCGCGACCGGCGAGCAGTTCAAGAAGGAAGCCGACAAGGTGGTGAAGATGACCATCGCGAAGGCACTCAAGGACAGCGTCAACGGCTGATCCGGCCTCCGGCCCGGTCGGAACAGGAGCCGCCCTCGGGCGGCTCTATCGTTTTCGGGCCCCTGATACACGAACCCGCGTCAGCTTTCGGGGAATCCGAGACTGCTTTCGGCGCGCTCCCAGGTCTCGTCCATTGGCCAGGCCTGGCTGAGTCCGGGGATGCCGAAATGGCCATAGCGCAGCGACAGCTGGCTTTCGGACTCATCCTCGCCCCGTCCCTTGATCGCCGCGAGATAGAGGGCCGAGGCAAGACCGGTCCGGTCCGCGCCCCCCTGGCAGTGGATCAGCACGGGTTTGGGCGCATCGCGCATGATCCGCAACAGTGCCGCGACCGTTTCGGCGTCGAGTTGCTTTCTGGCCGAGATGCCGAAATCCAGATGGGCGATGCCAAGCCGGTCGGCTACCCCGCGCTCGGCCTCGTACCAGTCCTTCCCGGAATTGTCGCCCCGAAGGTTCAGCACGCTGGCGATGCCGTATTCGCGTTTCCACCGTGCCAGATCACTCCCGTCCATCTGCGCGGCGCGGTAGAGTTCGCCCGGAACCACTTCGTGAAAATTGACTGTAAGCTGCAGGTACGCCGCGTAGCCGGCCAGGGCCAGAAACGCGGCCAAGGCGCCCGCTGCGATGAACTTGATGGTGCTGTACACGATTGGCGATCCCTTCTTCCGGGATCACCTAGGACGCAGGGGCCGCCCCGCGCGAGAGGTAAAGCGCGCCGAATTTGCGCGCTATAACCTAAGGTTTAGGTCTTGGGCCGAAAGGTGTAGGCCGGCGTCAGCCCAGTTCGTCGACCGACGCGATGATACGCCCGACGAGACCGTACTCCTTCGCCTCCGACCCTGTCAGCCAGAAGTCCCGCGCGGTGTCCGCGGCGATCCTTTCGCGCGTCTGACCCGTCGCCTCGGCGAAGATCTTGTGAAACCGCTCGCGCATGATGCCGATCTGCTCGGCCTGGATCATCATGTCGGTGGCCTGGCCGCCGATGCCACCACGGGGTTCATGCAGCAGGAAGCGGGTGTTGGGCAGACAGTAGCGGTTCCCGGGCGCGGCGCCGACGAAGATCAGCGCCCCCGCGCTTGCGACCCAGCCGGAGCCGATGCAGCGCACCCTGGGACGGATGAACTTTATGACGTCGTGAACCATGTCGCCGCTTTCGACATGGCCTCCGGGCGAGGAGATGAAGACGTTGATCGGATCTTCGCTCTCTTCCGCCAGCGCCAGAAGATGCGTGACCGCCCGCTGCGCGAGCTTGTCGTTTATCTCGCCGGTGACAAGAACGTTGCGGCTGCGGAAGAAAAGCGAATCGATCTGTCCGGGTTGCGCCTTGTCAGGCAGCGTGCCGCCGTCGTCGAGCATTCTGTCGGTCATGATGGCCCCCATTGTCCGATATGCCGGGGACCATCCTAACCTTGCGCCCTGAACTGTCCATGGGGCGCGGTCTACTCCGCTGCGGTCGCCGCACCCTTGGCCGATCCGATACCGTTGCGGTCGAGGAAGGCGCCGATCTGGCGGCGGGCCACATCGGAGGGTGGCAGTTCGCCCCCGGCGTCCTTGAAGGTCATCCGCAGCACGGTCGCCGCCGTGGCGTCCCGGTCCTCCCTGTCGCGCCAGTCGGCGTCGAGATGGTCGGCGAGATGGATTTCGTCGACCTTCTGGCCGCCGCGGAAATGCCGGATCACGGGATGGATGAACGCGTCGGGCTTGTCACCGAAGACGTTGTGCGCGCGCTTGACGTGCATCGTATCCCCGCCGAAATCGCCGTATTCCAGCGTGACGGTCAGATAATCGCGTTGCGTGATCTGCGGCGCTCCATGCGCCCATTCCAGTGGCACATCGACGAAGCTCCGCCCCGGCTGCTCGCCGTCGAGAAGGATCACATCGGCCAGGAAACCCGGTTGCAGGAACATGCCCGAGCCGGTGCTGATGCGGTCGATGATCCGGTCGACAAGCCCGTCCAGATCCACGATCTCGCTGGGATATTCGCTGCCGCGCAGCCTGCTTTCGACGAATTCGACCAGGCATTTCACGTTATGGCGGAAACCGTGCACAAATCCCGACATCGTCTTGCGGTAGTCGCGGGACTGCATGATCGTGCCGGCGAAATAAAGCCCCTCCACCTTCTCGCATTCCCACTGGGGGGTCATGCGCGGGAACTTGTCGTAATGGCAAAGCGCCGGGCGGATCTCTTCCGCGAAGATCGACCCGTCGAAGCGGAAGCCGGTGCAGGCGATGACGTGATCGTAGGTCAGGACGATCTCGTGATCCTCGGCAGCGCGCATCTTCGCGGTGACGGTATAGACCCCGTCATCGTATTCGATCTTCGTCGCCGCCGCATCGATCACCGCGTTCTGGGACTTCAGCTGGTATGTATCTAGGAAGTTGTTGTTCACCGCACGCAGATGGCCGACGAAATGGGTCTGCCAGGCGAAGCGGACGGGATTTGGGCTCATCACATGAATGGACGCCGCATGCTCGATCAGGTCGTCCGCCGTCTCGAAGGCCGAGTTGCCCTTGCCGAGTATCAGCACGCGCTTGCCATCGAACCGCTCGGACGTGGCATCGAAGTCGAAATAGTTCTCGGCCAGCTCGAAACCCTCGATGCCGGGATCCCAGGCCTGCGAAACGCCGGTCGCCACGATCACGGTGCGGGCACGGAAGGTCCGGCCGTCGGCGCAGCGCAGCGCGAAGCAGTCGTCGGGCTTCGTGATCTCGACCACATCGCAATCGCACGCGATCCGGTCGGACAGCATTTCCGCGAAGGTCTCGGCATAGGCGACGAAATCGTCGGCAGCCGGAAAGTACTTCTTGCTCCAGTCCTTGAAGAGAAGCCCCTCGTCGTTCAGCAGCGAGTTCCAGTCATAGCGCAGCCGCGTCTCAGGATTGCTGAGCCCGGTGTGGACCTTGTTGATTGAAATGAACTGCCGATGCCGTGGGAACCGTCGGAAAAAGTCGCAGACCTTCGGTCCGCGTTCCAAGATCCGGAAATCGAAACCCTTCTTTTTCAGGTAGTAGCCGGCCTGCAGCCCGGCTGGGCCCGACCCGATGATGCAGACGTCGAGAATGTCCGGATTGATTTCAGTCACTATCGAGTTCCCCGCTTGTCACTCACTGCCATGCGACGCCGGCACCCTCCGGTCGGCGCTTGCCCCGGGGCATCCTAATCAGGAATTCGCGTTTCCCGCAACAGGCGAGCTACCGCGCGGCACACGCGATCCGTGCCCGGTTTCAGAAGCATCGAGGCGTTGCGGAAAAATGTCGCGACCTTGCCCTTCGGGAGGTTTTGGGAAACTGTCCGCGCGAACAGCATACCGGAATTCTTGCAATGGATATCAGGGCAATCCTGGCGGGGCTCGCCTTCGCGTTGATGTGGTCTTCGGCCTTCACCTCTGCGCGGATCATCGTGGCGGACGCGTCGCCGATGCTTGCCCTCACGCTGAGATATCTCATCTCCGGGCTGCTCGGAGTCGGCATCGCGCGGGCCATGGGCCAGTCATGGCATCTGACGCCCGCCCAATGGCGCGCCACGATCATCTTCGGCGTGCTTCAGAACGCGCTTTATCTCGGGCTGAACTTCGTCGCCATGCAGACGGTGCAGGCGTCGCTGGCCTCGATCATCGCCTCGACCATGCCGCTCTGCGTCGCTCTTGCGACCTGGCTCGTCCTCGGCGACAAGCTGCGGCCGCTCGGCATCGCCGGGCTCTGTGCCGGGGTCGTCGGGGTCGTGATCATCATGGGCGCGCGGCTCAGGGGTGGAGTCGATGTCTTCGGCGTGACCCTGTGCTTCATCGGGGTGATCGCCCTGACCGTCGCCACGCTCTCGGTGCGCGGCGCCACCTCGGGAGGCAACTTCCTGATGGTCGTCGGGCTTCAGATGCTGGTGGGCTGCGTGGCCTGCGGCATCGCCCTGCTGCTGTTCGAGACGCCCCGGATCGATCCCAGCCTCGAACTGGTTCTGGCCTTCGCCTATACCACACTGGTCCCGGGGCTTGCCGCCACCTTGGTCTGGTTCTGGCTGGTCAATCGCATCGGCGCCACGCGCGCCGCGACCTTCCACTTCCTCAACCCGTTTTTCGGCGTGGCCGTCGCCGCCGTCTTCCTGGGCGAGCCGCTCGGGTCACGCGACATCCTCGGTGTCGCGATCATCGCCCTCGGGATCCTTGCGGTGCAGCTTTCGCGCCAGCCTCTCACGCGCAAGGCGCCCGCCACCTGAGGTTCAGCGCTTGCGGAAGACGGCAAGGTGCCCCTGATCCTGACGGAGACCTTGCGAAGATGCGGGCCCGTAGATCGCCACCGTGATCAGGCGAAACGCCTCGATACACCTGGCGAGGGCATCGAACTTCGCCGCAAAGCCCCGGCTCTCGAAATGTTCGGCATTCACCGAAAGCACGAAGAGCGCGCCGCGTTGCGCCACGCGGAGCAATTCGTCCAGGGCCTCGGGCCCGACATGGCCGTGCGTGAAGGTCCCCGAGCTTACCACCGCGCCGTAGCTGGCGTCGGCCAGCGGCAGGTCGCGGGTGAGGTCGGCCTCGATACAGGCCCGATAGCGCCCCTTGCGCTTCGCCACGGCAAGCATGGCAGGGGAAATGTCGAGCGCGTCCATGACATGTGACCGCTCGGTCTGGATCGCGTCGGCAACGAGCCCGGTGCCTGCGCCGACGTCAAGCACCGCGCCTTCGCTTGGTTGGTCTAGAAAGATGCGGGCGACATGTTTCGGCAGCAGGTAATCCATCGAGGCTGCGAAATCGTCATCATAGCTCTGCGCCCAGTCGGCATAGAGTCT encodes:
- a CDS encoding HU family DNA-binding protein, producing MAKPMTKTQLVAALAEEMGSDKKTAGSALDAVCALITKEVAEGGAVTLPGVGKIYCRERPERMVRNPATGEQFKKEADKVVKMTIAKALKDSVNG
- a CDS encoding dual specificity protein phosphatase family protein; the protein is MYSTIKFIAAGALAAFLALAGYAAYLQLTVNFHEVVPGELYRAAQMDGSDLARWKREYGIASVLNLRGDNSGKDWYEAERGVADRLGIAHLDFGISARKQLDAETVAALLRIMRDAPKPVLIHCQGGADRTGLASALYLAAIKGRGEDESESQLSLRYGHFGIPGLSQAWPMDETWERAESSLGFPES
- a CDS encoding ATP-dependent Clp protease proteolytic subunit gives rise to the protein MTDRMLDDGGTLPDKAQPGQIDSLFFRSRNVLVTGEINDKLAQRAVTHLLALAEESEDPINVFISSPGGHVESGDMVHDVIKFIRPRVRCIGSGWVASAGALIFVGAAPGNRYCLPNTRFLLHEPRGGIGGQATDMMIQAEQIGIMRERFHKIFAEATGQTRERIAADTARDFWLTGSEAKEYGLVGRIIASVDELG
- a CDS encoding NAD(P)-binding domain-containing protein, whose protein sequence is MTEINPDILDVCIIGSGPAGLQAGYYLKKKGFDFRILERGPKVCDFFRRFPRHRQFISINKVHTGLSNPETRLRYDWNSLLNDEGLLFKDWSKKYFPAADDFVAYAETFAEMLSDRIACDCDVVEITKPDDCFALRCADGRTFRARTVIVATGVSQAWDPGIEGFELAENYFDFDATSERFDGKRVLILGKGNSAFETADDLIEHAASIHVMSPNPVRFAWQTHFVGHLRAVNNNFLDTYQLKSQNAVIDAAATKIEYDDGVYTVTAKMRAAEDHEIVLTYDHVIACTGFRFDGSIFAEEIRPALCHYDKFPRMTPQWECEKVEGLYFAGTIMQSRDYRKTMSGFVHGFRHNVKCLVEFVESRLRGSEYPSEIVDLDGLVDRIIDRISTGSGMFLQPGFLADVILLDGEQPGRSFVDVPLEWAHGAPQITQRDYLTVTLEYGDFGGDTMHVKRAHNVFGDKPDAFIHPVIRHFRGGQKVDEIHLADHLDADWRDREDRDATAATVLRMTFKDAGGELPPSDVARRQIGAFLDRNGIGSAKGAATAAE
- a CDS encoding DMT family transporter, with protein sequence MDIRAILAGLAFALMWSSAFTSARIIVADASPMLALTLRYLISGLLGVGIARAMGQSWHLTPAQWRATIIFGVLQNALYLGLNFVAMQTVQASLASIIASTMPLCVALATWLVLGDKLRPLGIAGLCAGVVGVVIIMGARLRGGVDVFGVTLCFIGVIALTVATLSVRGATSGGNFLMVVGLQMLVGCVACGIALLLFETPRIDPSLELVLAFAYTTLVPGLAATLVWFWLVNRIGATRAATFHFLNPFFGVAVAAVFLGEPLGSRDILGVAIIALGILAVQLSRQPLTRKAPAT
- a CDS encoding class I SAM-dependent methyltransferase — translated: MTDKPSLESAYALKTPDDSRRLYADWAQSYDDDFAASMDYLLPKHVARIFLDQPSEGAVLDVGAGTGLVADAIQTERSHVMDALDISPAMLAVAKRKGRYRACIEADLTRDLPLADASYGAVVSSGTFTHGHVGPEALDELLRVAQRGALFVLSVNAEHFESRGFAAKFDALARCIEAFRLITVAIYGPASSQGLRQDQGHLAVFRKR